The Arachis ipaensis cultivar K30076 chromosome B03, Araip1.1, whole genome shotgun sequence region TAAGGCATTTAATGATGAAGGTAAAGAAGAGAGTAAGAAATATTCACCACCAAAAGCAAAGAGGACTACTGAAGGGGTTTATTCAGCAGAGAAGCTTAAATTGAAGTAATTGATATTTGAGCCTCTTCTATAATAATAAAAGGTAAAACaagattagaaaagaaaaagtaaaagaaagcatTAGTTTCTTCAACTTGAGATCTTGGTGCTTACTGCTTAGGGCTAGAGATACAAGAGTATTAGTTTAATTGGTTAGTGAATAATGGTTACTTTGAGATGGTCAAAAGCCAGCTCCTGTAATTTTTTTCCTCCTGTGAGGGGCTACAGAGATAAAACTTCAGAGTAGCCTTTTTTTTAGAAGCACACTCATCATAAAGTTCATACTTTACGGACAAAATAAtatcaaatagaataaaactcTACATCCAAGTAATTTAATCAACCAAGTTCAACCAAATCTTTTAGATTTACACACTTTTTTTTcatgcattcttcttcttcttccttcaaatTTAGGCACGCACATTCTTTTTCACCCCTGATGCTacgtcttcttcttctccttttcttattAGAATTTCTTATCCTCCCTCTTTTTCATCCTTCTCCTCTATCATCAttatcatgatcatcatcattaTCGTCATTGTCTTCTTCTAATACGTATCGTCGTTATCGTTGTCGTCGTTATTGTTATCGTTATCATCGAATTTTGCTGTATTGATGACATTGtctgatccaaaattgatttggatgtgtttttgtttaaaattgacttggtctgtgcttgttttgaaacgaatttgtttgtgtatcgtcattattaagtaatttcagttcatttggaATTTAATTTTCAGTTCATTCTGGATgcaattttggttcatttctgagtgaattaaggtgcatttgatattgttgttctacacaattcaaaactcttcttcctcacatTCCCTTTTGAGAGaaataaaaccaagaaaaagagaagaaaaatcaaacaaaaaagaaaaaggaagaataaaaaactCCTCAAAACTCCtcatcagattcttcttcttcttgttttattcatcttttcttttttatttttttctcataattattcttgttttactctcttaacaataataaaaacatgaaaaatcaaacaaagaagaaatgtataatgctgcaaaatcacttgatggatttggatgtatttttgttcatgattcaattTTGTTTATATGCTTGTTTTCGAAcgcaatcattaagtaatttcggttcattctttatttaaataaggtgcacttggTCTGAAACGAGTTTGTTTGTGTATCGTCGTCATTAAGTAATTTCAAGTTCATTCTAgatgtaattttggttcattttttaGTGAATTTATGATCATTCAATTTTGTTTGTGTGTTTGTTTTTGAAcgcaatcattaagtaatttcggttcattctggatttaaataagtTGCATTTGATCTGTGCTTGTTTTGAAACGAATTTGTTTGTATATCGTCAtaattaagtaatttcggttcatttgaaatttaattttctgttcatTTTGGatgtaatttcagttcatttctaagtgaattaaggtgcatttAATCTCGTTGttttgcacaattcaaaactcttcctcctcaTGTTCTACtgctttttcattttcttcttattttattttgttataattcttcttgtttcattctcttgagaggaataaaaccaagaaaaagagaagaaaaatcaaataaaaaagaagaagaaacttaCAATGTTGCAAAATTattgagagaaagagaaaaagaaaaaaatgcagcaataaCAGCAGCAATAAAAGAATGACGATGAGGAGAAAACACGTAAAGAAGAAGAAAcgcgaagaagaaaaagaaagaagaaaaaggaagaggggGAGGAGGTGAAGGAGGAACATGAAGGAAAAAAGACGACAATGACAATAACGTAGAGCCCGCAAATATAATCACTCTCTTTTAACGTTAAATTTATAATGCTTCATGCTTGCTTAAgtctatttataaattataatagatACCAAACAAGATAAAAATGATTCATTCTTGTTATTCCTATAAAAATACATAGACATACAAATACCAAACAAGTTAATATTGCTGAAAAGTTGATTAAATCAATTAAGGAATTAATTTAATCATGTAAAAATTGAAATACCAATTTGATTgttatcattaaataattttgacCATGTCAAATtactagtcacaaaaaaaaaatacaaagcgAAAAATTTTGATTAATAAATTACAGGCCTAATAGTATTAGGATCTTATACTAGTTAAATACGTTGACTAAAGTGAGTCACTTTAAGTAACAAACCTACACAAGTCATTGAATCAGtctcactatatatatatataatcaatccAATATTAGCTTGAAATTCTGATAACATTTGTCCTAGACAATCAGCAAAAAACCAGCAGATTCTGCAGACACATTCAACAACTTTGACTTCAAATAAGCCTTATATAAAGCACTGCTCTGAAGCTTGAGTTTCACATTGCACAACAAAGCTCAAGAGTGAGTACTTAACAAGCAGATATATTTTGCCATTCTGGACAGAAAGCCTTGCTCCAGAAACAACCCAATATCCCGGAGTATCTTCTGGTCCCCTGATCATTTCAGTTGTGTCCACAAATCTTTGAAGCTTAGGAGTGTGAACCGGAGCAGGGCGTGCAGCAGAATATGTATTAGAGCCAATGGTCTTGTCACCAGGTTTCGGACGACCCTTTTGTCCCTCCTTCGAAATGAATGACAATATGCCACCATACTTGCGGCTGAAATAGCCAATGTTAGAGGACTGATCCCACTGAGGTGGCTTCTGAAGCGTGGCGCCGATGACCTTGGAGAAGCGCAGCCTCAAAAGCAGGCACTTCTTTTCAACTTGTAGTTGTGCTCCTGTCACCATGGAAAGACTGTCATCTGATTCAACAGGAGCTGTACACACATATGAGAAGCAGTTCCATTTCACTTTCTTGTGGTTGCTGCAGCTGTAAGAGTCACATGACAAGTAAGCGTTCGCGTTGTCTGAGAGTGGAAACGACTTTGGCAGAGAAGCCAGATGCTGCAAGTGAATTGCCAATCGGTTGCTTCTTCTTCCTTCCAATTGTAATCTCAATCCAATCACTGGTCTATTGCCTACATCAACCTAATGTGATCAAAGGTGAGTGCAACATTCTTGAAAATTCACCAATACCAATGCTGATGATATGATTCAATACTCACAGGAATCGTGTTTATGTAAAGCTTAGGGCCAAAGATACTAAATCGAAGCCAGGTGTTGACTTGGTGCCTCCAATGAGAACCGAGACGAATTTCACTAAGTACAGGTGCCCATTGTCTTGGCAGCTGAAACTCGAAAAACTGATGAAGGTCTTCAGTTGGAGGTTTGTCTGTTTAAAAAGTCACAATTCATGTGCAGGGTTCAGCTAATTCAGATATTCATGGCACATATTCTGTTTTGTGGTGAAGCTAATATATCAAATAATTGCTTACAACGAAGGTAAAGGTTTATGGCATGGCTCACAAATCCACTTCCTCGGATACTTCTCAATAGTGTTGTCAGAGGCAGAAGAATCATTGATATCACATCAGGTTCTGAGTCTAAAGTATCCAACCATTCACCATGATACATCTTTCctcttctaccacctcttctatCGTGTATCACAACAATATTCTGGAAACAAAGATGAGAGGCAACTAAACCAGTAGCGAAAGTTGAACGAGATGCAAAGTAAATATGGGCATGCAGCCATGGATATATACCTCTTTGGTGTTGCATAATTCTTGAGAAGCAACGCAATTATTCTCTGCAGAATCCATGAAGTTGTTGTTAGCTGTATCCTTGAGAATTTTCTGAATACTAGTTGGATGAAGGTATGATGGATCATCTTGCCTAACATATATCACATCCTTCCCTCCCATGCTTACCCCAACCACAACATGAGTTCCAAAACGCTCTATAAACCTTTGAtgatgaaaataaaaaagaattaattaAACATCATTTTGAAGTCACAAGCACAGATCAGACTCACCTAGCCAAGTACTCAGGGTCCCATGAGGATGGCACTGCTTCTTTAACATGGTCTTGGAGCTCACCATGATACCTTTCTAACTCAATGGCATAACGTTTGATGAACCATCCATCATATGCAAGAGACTTAATGGTAGTCAACTCTTTTATGCATCTCCCAGATAATCCAAATGATGCACAGAAATGACCAGACGCAGTTTTCCCTCCCAAGCACATTTCTTGGTTGAAGTGCTCCAACATCTTCAAACATGTTTAAACATCGAAAGGATTAGTTTATTAAACTAAAGCAAGTAAGcaagagaagatgaagatgaagacgaAGATGAAGATGCCTCTTGTAAGGTGAGAACTTCAGAGTGGACTCTATTGGATTCCCCTCTGACACATTTGATGGAGTCAGGGACATCTGGAACTGAAAGGCCTTCAGGAATATCAAGATGGCGGCACTgtttctcattgatgaggatcaACCGTGAACCCTTCTTACAGTTACCAAAATCTATATCTTGGGTTATGTCAAAACCCAAACCAATTGAGTTTATTGCTTTCTGGGCAGCTTCAAAACGTGTATCTATTCTTCTTTCCATTACTCTCAAACTTGAATGAACAAAACCACTACACACTGAGTTAAGATGAAATTAAACCAAGTCAACGCAAATCTAAAAGACTAGGTTTCAAAGATTGTGTAATAATTTCATAATGGAAGTAGCAAGGAGGAATAGAGGGTCATTCAGTGCATTGACTTGTTGAGTGGATTAGGTTTGCATGCTTTTCAGTTTTCAGATACTAGCTATTAACTAATATTCGCGGGATTTTAGTCCCAGCAGTTAATTTACATGTATTAATAAGGCAAACTATTTAGAATGAACAAaatttgttttctgttttttgttttttttaaatattttcagtattaaaaaataataattttgatgcactgtgtAAAACCGTTTTACATGTGCATCTAATCACATATTTACATGTGCATCTAATCACATAATGGCATATTAGCAAAAATAACTACCTTTTACATTGATTGTGTGAATGATTATTCAAAAAAAGGGTTATAATTGCATGATTGTGTAAAATGTTTTACACTatcaatacatcaaaattaaactcttaaaaaaattacaaaataccacataaaaaaaattaaaaaataaatttatagtataaaatcaccaaattttaataataaaaaggcttttttttttaattaagcttAGTGTCAAAATNNNNNNNNNNNNNNNNNNNNNNNNNNNNNNNNNNNNNNNNNNNNNNNNNNNNNNNNNNNNNNNNNNNNNNNNNNNNNNNNNNNNNNNNNNNNNNNNNNNNNNNNNNNNNNNNNNNNNNNNNNNNNNNNNNNNNNNNNNNNNNNNNNNNNNNNNNNNNNNNNNNNNNNNNNNNNNNNNNNNNATTTTAGTCCTTAatgttttgtatttattaaatacaaatatttaaaaagttttttaataataaatttattatgtgTTTTTAGCCTTTAAAATACGTGTTAACTACATCCTTTAATTAATGATGATGATAGCGCCTTAGCGGAATGTCTTTTACATGTCTCATAATTTAGTTTGTTAGCCctgttttattatataaaaaaaaactaaagtatcaaaactaactataaaaaatataaacactGATAACATTGATCAtagaaaatttaaaactaaattgtGCCCACAAAAAATAATTTCTATTAGACAAATCTAACCAATAGTCAATTATTTAGTAACGAAGAGTACTAGAGAGCCagtaacttttgtgttttataaccattaattagtcatcaataatatttttaacagtgtgagattatatctaatgaTGAAAGATCACtcttttcttttaataattaaatgcttactacaaaacacaaaaattactagCTCCCTAGACTTTCTATTTAGTGATACCGTTAATGATTTATCTACATGTAAATTAAGTGTTTTAACTTCTAAGTGACATTGatatgaaaattcaattaaataatgaaactaaatagttaaaaatatattataaattctaaattttttttctacCCTTGacccttttctt contains the following coding sequences:
- the LOC107630905 gene encoding MACPF domain-containing protein At4g24290-like, coding for MERRIDTRFEAAQKAINSIGLGFDITQDIDFGNCKKGSRLILINEKQCRHLDIPEGLSVPDVPDSIKCVRGESNRVHSEVLTLQEMLEHFNQEMCLGGKTASGHFCASFGLSGRCIKELTTIKSLAYDGWFIKRYAIELERYHGELQDHVKEAVPSSWDPEYLARFIERFGTHVVVGVSMGGKDVIYVRQDDPSYLHPTSIQKILKDTANNNFMDSAENNCVASQELCNTKENIVVIHDRRGGRRGKMYHGEWLDTLDSEPDVISMILLPLTTLLRSIRGSGFVSHAINLYLRYKPPTEDLHQFFEFQLPRQWAPVLSEIRLGSHWRHQVNTWLRFSIFGPKLYINTIPVDVGNRPVIGLRLQLEGRRSNRLAIHLQHLASLPKSFPLSDNANAYLSCDSYSCSNHKKVKWNCFSYVCTAPVESDDSLSMVTGAQLQVEKKCLLLRLRFSKVIGATLQKPPQWDQSSNIGYFSRKYGGILSFISKEGQKGRPKPGDKTIGSNTYSAARPAPVHTPKLQRFVDTTEMIRGPEDTPGYWVVSGARLSVQNGKIYLLVKYSLLSFVVQCETQASEQCFI